Within Kiloniellales bacterium, the genomic segment CGCCCGCGTCGCTGCCCGAAGAGCCGCGCGCTAGCTGGCAAGACCGGGGTCGGACCCTCTGGTCCGACCCGGATCAATCAGAGCGAGCCCAGTACCGATTCCGCGCTGGAGACGTCGAGGCCGCCGGGGTTTTCCTCGACATCGAGGGTCCTGACCACGCCGTCCTCGACAACCATGGCGTAGCGATGGGAGCGCACGCCCATGCCCCTCGCCGTCAGGTCGAGCTCCAGGCCCACGGCCTTGGTGAATTCGGCACTGCCGTCGGCCAGCATCAGGATCTTGTCCCCGACACCCTGGTCCTTGCCCCAGGCGCCCATGACGAAGGCGTCGTTGACCGACAGGCAGGCGATGGTATCGACGCCCTTGGCCTTGATCGCGTCTGCGTTCGCCAGAAAACCCGGCACGTGCTTGGCCGAGCAGGTCGGCGTATAGGCGCCCGGCAGCGCGAAGAGCACCACCTTCTTGCCCGAGAACAGCTCGTCGGTGCCGATCTCGGCCGGGCCTTCCCCGGTCATATGTGCCAGGGTCGCGCTCGGTAGCTTGTCACCAACCTTGATCGTCATGAAGGAAGCCCTCCCATCTCTTGTTCCTGCCCCGGGGAAACCCCAGCGTGGCGCCAAGAATAAGCCGCGGCACTTGCAGGTAAAGGACTCTTTGGCGGCCTGTCGGTGACGGCTTCAGCCGCCGGCCGCCCGGTCCAGGGCCTCCATCACGGCGGAGTCGGTCAGCAGCTCGGGCAACGCCCGACCCTCCGGCACGCCGGGGCCGTAGACCGCGTTGAAGGGAATGCCGTAACGGCCGAAGCTCGCCAGATAGCGGCTGATCCCCTCGTCCGGCGAGGTCCAGTCGCCGCGCATGGTCACCACCTCCGACCCGGCGAGGCGCTGCGCCACGGCGCCCCGGTCCAGGACCAGCGTCTTGTTCACCTGGCAGGTCAGGCACCAGTCCGCCGTCACGTCGACGAAGACCGTTTTGCCCTCGCCGACCAGGCGCGGGATCTCGTCCAACGCGAGTGGACGCCAGGATTGGGCCACGGCAACCGCGGGCACCGCCTCGGCGTCCATTCTGGCGAAGCCGGCCGGCGCCGCCACGGCGCCCAGGGCCAGGACCGCGACCACGGCGGCTAGGGCGCCCCTGCCGAGCCGGCGGCCGCCGTAGAAGACCAGCGCGATCGCCGCCAGCAAGCCGCTCGACAGCAGCGCCGCGACCAGCCCGGCCTGCGCGGCCAGCACGCTGAGCAGCCAGACCGCCGTACCGAGCAAGGCCAGGGCGAGGATCCGCCGCAGGACGACCATCCAGGCGCCGGGCCGCGGCAGGCGAGCCGCCAGCCCGGGCATCAGGGCGACCAGGAGATAGGGCAAGGCGAGACCGACGCCGAGGGCGGCGAAGATCGCCAGGATCTCCGGCGCGCCGCGCGCCAGCGCGAAGCCCACGGCGGTGCCGAGGAAGGGCGCCGAGCAGGGCGTCGCCAGGATGGTGGCCAGGGCGCCGGTCATGAAATGCCCGGCGAGGCCGCGATCGGGGCCGGCAGACCCCAGGGCGCCCAGCCAAGCCGGCAGCGAGAACTCGAACAGGCCCAGCAGGTTGAAGGCGAAGAGCGTGACCACGGCGGCCATGGTGCTGAGAAAGACGGGATCCTGGAACTGGATGCCCCAACCGACCGCCATGCCCGCGGCCTTCAGCGCCAGCACGAAACCGGCCAGCACCAGGAAAGAGACAAGGATGCCGGCCGAGGAGGCCAGGAAGCCGAGACGGATCTCCCGGCGGTCGCGCCCCGCCATGCCCGCGACTCCGAGCAGCTTGATGGAGAGCACAGGGAGCACGCAGGGCATGAGGTTCAGGATCAGGCCGCCGAGCACGGCGAGGCCGAGCATGGTGAGCCAGGTCCCCAGGTCGGTGCCCGACGTTCCGCCGTGGCGCGCGACCACGGCCTGCTCGAGGCCGCGCCGGCCGTCGACCAGGGTCAGCACCAGGCGCTTGCCCTCGAGCACGCCCTCGTGCCCGGGCTGCCGCCCGATCGGCAGCTCGAACTCGGCCGCCTTGCCGCCGTCGCGCAGCGTCACCTCGGGCCGGCCGAAGTAGTACTCGGGCGGTCCCTCCACCATGAGGTCGGGCGCGTCGAACGCCACGGCGGACCGGGCCACGACCCGGAGCCCGGGCTGTTCCACCGTCCCGCTCAGGACGCTGCTCTCCAGAGAGAGACCGTGGCGCGTGCCGTCGTCGGGCACGAGCTCCTCGGCCTGTTCGATCAGGAAGGCGTGCAGGCTGCGCCCGCCGCCGCCCCCGGGCAGGTCGAGCGCCACCTCGCCGTCGTGAGGGACGCAGATGTCCGAGCAGACCAGGTAGCTGACAGAGGCGCGCAGGGCGACCGCCTCGCCCGGGCGTTCCGGGGTCAAATTCAGGGGAAAGACGACCTCGTCGCCGTAGCCGAAGGTATCGAGGCCGAACAGGGTGAAGCGGTGGGGCACGGGCCAGCGGATCTCGGCGGCGGCCAGGTTGCGTGAGCCCTCCCAGTCGACCGAAGGGGGGAAGCCGGCGTCGCCGGGCGTGCGCCAGTAGATTTTCCAGCCGGGCGACAGCTTGAAGTGCAGGCCGAGGCGCAGGGGCGCCGCCGGGTCGGCGCCGTCCGACGCCGATATCAGCCGGAAGCGGGCATGGTCGTGATCGACCCACGCCGAGGCCGCCGCCTGCGCCGTCGCCGGGGCCAGGGCCATGCACAGGAGGGCAAGAATTAAACGCTTGATATACATCCTAAAATTGATGGTCCGCGACACCGCTTGTCGTGATAGAAGATCGAAGGTCTTTCACGCTTCCAGACGGCCTATATATAGTGAGATCTCCCCTGGCCGTCGCCTTCAATAGGTCACTTTGTTGTGTTGCCTGCTTCGGGTCGGACGGGCATCGAGCGCGGGAGAGAGAGGTTCAAGAGACAGGTATGACGTTAGAGAGCCAGAAGGGTGCTTCACTCGCCGGGAAGCTGGTGGTCGCGATGCCGAGCATGCTCGATCCGCGTTTCGCCAGGACCGTGATCTACCTCTGCGCGCACACGGAAGACGCGGCCATGGGCCTCGTGGTCAACCGGCTGATCGGCTCGATCACCTTCCCCGACCTGCTCGAGCAGCTCAAGATCGAGAACACCGAGCCGGACGAGAACGTCAAGATCCACTTCGGCGGCCCGGTCGAGTCCGGCCGGGGCTTCGTGCTCCACTCGACCGACTATCAGCAGGACGGCACCCTGCGCGTCAGCCAGGACATGGCGCTGACCGCGACGGTGGATATCCTGCGCGACATGGCCTCCGGCCAGGGGCCGAGGCGCAGCCTGCTGGCGCTCGGCTATGCCGGCTGGGGCCGGGGACAGCTTGACGCAGAGATCCAGTCGAACAGCTGGCTGCTGGTTGATCCGGACGAGGAGCTGGTGTTCGACGAGGACCTCGAAGGCAAGTGGGAACGGGCCATCGCCAAGCTCGGCATCGACGTCTCCATGCTGTCCGGCGAGGCGGGCCACGCCTGAGAACTGAGCCTGGGACCCGAAGCAACCCCGACAACCGGGCGGACCAACGCTATCCCGAGCCCGCCTGCCCGCGCCACTCGCTGCGCAGGAGGGCGAAGAGGACGTGGTCCTGCCAGCGGCCGTTGATCCGCAGATACTCCCTGGCGTAGCCCTCCTCGCGGAACCCGCTGCGTTGCAGCAACGCGCGGCTGGCCTTGTTCTCGGGCAGGCAGGCCGCCTCGACCCGGTGCAGCGTGAGGTCGTCGAAGGCGAAGTCCAGGATCGCGCCCAGCGCCTCGGTCATGTAGCCCTGGCGGGCGTGGCGGCCGCCGATCCAGTAGCCGAGGCTGGCCGACTGTGCGACGCCGCGGCGCAGGTGCGAGAGCGTCGCGCCGCCGAGCATCGTCTCGTCGTCGCGGCGCAGGATCAGGAAGCTGTAGGCGGTCCCCTGCTGCCATTCCCGGTCGTAGGCCTTGACCCGCCGCCGGAAGGCGGCCCGGCTCAGGGAATCGTGCGACCAGGTCGGTTCCCAGGGCACCAGGAACTCCCGGCTCTCCTCGCGCAGCTCCGACCAGTCCCGCCAGTCGCCCTGGCGCAGCGTGCGCAGGTAGACGCGGTCCCGTTCCAGACGAAGCCGGCGCGAGAAGACGTGGCCGAGAGGCGCGAGCCGCATGGCCCCGTTCAGGTCAAACGCGCGGCCAATCGGTCCATCTCCTCGACCGAAGCGATCGGGCCGAGCGCGGCGAAGGTCGGTTGGCTGCCCAGGAGACTTCCGGCCAGGCTGCGGAGTTCGGCAACATCGACACGGGCGATCTTCTCCAGGATCTCCGAGGGCGCGATAGGCCGACCGTAGGAAAGAAGCTGCTGAGCCAGCTGCTCGCAGCGCGAGCCGGTGCTCTCCCGGCACATCAGGATGCTGGCCCGAAGCTGCGCCTTGGCCCGGTCGACCTCGACGGCCTCGATATCATAGCACAGGCGGCTCAGTTCGTCGCAGACCACGGGGAGCAGTTCCGCCGCCTCCGTCTCCCCCGTGCCGGCGTAGACGCCGAACAGACCGCCGTCACGGAACGACGAGACGAAGGAGTAGATCGAGTAGACGAGCCCGCGGCGCTCGCGAACCTCCTGGAACAGCCGCGACGACATGCCGCCGCCGAGCAGCGTCGAAAGCACCATGAGCGCGTAGTAGGAAGGGTCCAGATAGCCCGGCGCGTCCAGGCCCAGAAGCAGGTGCACCTGCTCGAGATCACGCTGCTCCCGATAGCCGCCCCCGTCGTAGCGGGCCGCCTCCCAACCGGGCTTGCCGCCGGAAGGCAGCGCCTCGAAGGCCCGGCCCACCAGGTCGAGGAAGGCGTCGTGGTCGATCCGGCCGGCCGCCGCCACGATCATCTGCCCGGCGCCGTAGTGGTCGGTCATGTAGCCGCAGAGGCTCTCGCGCGACAGGCCGGCCACGACGTCGGCGCGGCCGAGAACGGGGCGGCCCAGCGCCTGGCCCTGGTAGGCCGTCTCCTGGAAGTGGTCGAAGATGATGTCGTCCGGCGTGTCGTGGGCCTGGCCGATCTCCTGCAGGACCACGGCCCGCTCGCGCGCCAGCTCCTCCGGGTCGAAGCGCGCGTTCTGCAGGATGTCGGCGATGATGTCCAGCGCCAGGGCGGCGTCCTCGGCCAGAACCTTGGCGTAGAAGGCCGTGTTCTCGCGCCCCGTGTAGGCGTTCAGCTGCCCGCCGACGGCCTCGATCTCCTCGGCGATCTGCTGCGCGTCCCGCCGCTCGGTGCCCTTGAAGGCCATATGCTCCAGCAGGTGGGCGACGCCGTTGATCTCCGCCGGCTCGTGGCGCGTGCCGACGCCGATCCACGATCCCAGGGTCACGGTCTCGACCGTGTCGAAGGCGTCGGTGGCGACGGTCAGGCCGCTCGGCAGGCGCGTGACTCTGACGGTCATGGCGCCGGTGAGGGGCCGAGGGCCGGGCTGACGGGCCGACCGCAAGGGTTCATAGAACGGATTCCAGGGTGCTGGCCTTCTTGATTTCCGCCTGGATCGCGCGCAGGTCGTTGGGCAGCGCGGTGAGGCGCTCGGGACGCTCCATGAGGTCGGCGAGGCGCGCCGGCAGGGCGGGCCTCACGCCGCAGGCCCGCTCGACGGCGGCCGGGAACTTGGCCGGATGCGCCGTCGCCAGGGCGACGACCGGCACGCCCGCCGGGCGCTCGACCGCCCGCGCGGCGGCGATGCCGATCGCGCTGTGGGGATCGATCAGCTCGCCGGTCTCGCGATGGAGCCGGCCCATCTCGGCCAGGGTCTCCTCGTCGTCGAGGCGGTGCCCCTGGAACAGGGCGAGCGGCGCCTGGTCGACCGGGTCGGTCAGGGCGAAGCGGCCGCTCGACCGGAAATCGGCCAAGGTGCGGGCGACGGCCGCACCGTCGCGGCCCAGGATGGCGAAGAGCAGCCGTTCGAAATTGCTCGAGACCTGAATGTCCATGGACGGTGACAGGGTCGGCTGGACCTCGGCCACCGACATGACCCGCGAGGCGAAGAAGCGGGTCAGGATGTCGTTGCTGTTCGATCCCACGATCAGCCGCTCGATCGGCAGGCCCATGCGCGCCGCCGCGTAGCCGGCGTAGACGTTGCCGAAGTTGCCCGTCGGCACGGCGAAGGCGACCGGCCGGCGCGGCGCCCCGAGGGCGAGCGCGGCGACGAAGTAGTAGACGATCTGCAGGGCGACCCGCGCCCAGTTGATCGAGTTGACGGCCGAGAGGCTCATCTCGTTGCGAAACTTCGCGTCGTTGAACATGGCCTTCACCAGGTCCTGGCAGTCATCGAAGCTGCCCCGGATCGCGAAGTTGTGCACGTTGGGCGCTTGGACCGTGGTCATCTGGCGGCGCTGCACCTCGGAGACCCGGCCCTCAGGATGCAGCATGAAGATCTCCACACGCTCCCGGTCGCGGCAGGCCTCGATCGCCGCCGAGCCCGTGTCGCCCGACGTGGCGCCGACCACGGTCACCCGCTGGCGGCGGCGTGCGAGCACGGCGTCGAACAGGCGGCCGACGACCTGGAGGGCGAAATCCTTGAAAGCCAGGGTCGGGCCGTGAAACAGCTCCATCAACCAGAGGTCGGTGTCCAGTTGCTTGAGCGGCGCGACCGCCGCGTGGCCGAAACCGCCATAGCTCTCTTCGAGAACGGCGGCGAGATCCTCCTCGCTCAGGCAGTCGCCGA encodes:
- the thrC gene encoding threonine synthase produces the protein MKYISTRGAAPVLQFDEVLLAGLAQDGGLYLPESWPVFTETEIAGMVGLGYAEVARRVMAPFVGDCLSEEDLAAVLEESYGGFGHAAVAPLKQLDTDLWLMELFHGPTLAFKDFALQVVGRLFDAVLARRRQRVTVVGATSGDTGSAAIEACRDRERVEIFMLHPEGRVSEVQRRQMTTVQAPNVHNFAIRGSFDDCQDLVKAMFNDAKFRNEMSLSAVNSINWARVALQIVYYFVAALALGAPRRPVAFAVPTGNFGNVYAGYAAARMGLPIERLIVGSNSNDILTRFFASRVMSVAEVQPTLSPSMDIQVSSNFERLLFAILGRDGAAVARTLADFRSSGRFALTDPVDQAPLALFQGHRLDDEETLAEMGRLHRETGELIDPHSAIGIAAARAVERPAGVPVVALATAHPAKFPAAVERACGVRPALPARLADLMERPERLTALPNDLRAIQAEIKKASTLESVL
- a CDS encoding GNAT family protein, translated to MRLAPLGHVFSRRLRLERDRVYLRTLRQGDWRDWSELREESREFLVPWEPTWSHDSLSRAAFRRRVKAYDREWQQGTAYSFLILRRDDETMLGGATLSHLRRGVAQSASLGYWIGGRHARQGYMTEALGAILDFAFDDLTLHRVEAACLPENKASRALLQRSGFREEGYAREYLRINGRWQDHVLFALLRSEWRGQAGSG
- a CDS encoding peroxiredoxin, which encodes MTIKVGDKLPSATLAHMTGEGPAEIGTDELFSGKKVVLFALPGAYTPTCSAKHVPGFLANADAIKAKGVDTIACLSVNDAFVMGAWGKDQGVGDKILMLADGSAEFTKAVGLELDLTARGMGVRSHRYAMVVEDGVVRTLDVEENPGGLDVSSAESVLGSL
- a CDS encoding YqgE/AlgH family protein, with translation MTLESQKGASLAGKLVVAMPSMLDPRFARTVIYLCAHTEDAAMGLVVNRLIGSITFPDLLEQLKIENTEPDENVKIHFGGPVESGRGFVLHSTDYQQDGTLRVSQDMALTATVDILRDMASGQGPRRSLLALGYAGWGRGQLDAEIQSNSWLLVDPDEELVFDEDLEGKWERAIAKLGIDVSMLSGEAGHA
- a CDS encoding protein-disulfide reductase DsbD family protein — encoded protein: MYIKRLILALLCMALAPATAQAAASAWVDHDHARFRLISASDGADPAAPLRLGLHFKLSPGWKIYWRTPGDAGFPPSVDWEGSRNLAAAEIRWPVPHRFTLFGLDTFGYGDEVVFPLNLTPERPGEAVALRASVSYLVCSDICVPHDGEVALDLPGGGGGRSLHAFLIEQAEELVPDDGTRHGLSLESSVLSGTVEQPGLRVVARSAVAFDAPDLMVEGPPEYYFGRPEVTLRDGGKAAEFELPIGRQPGHEGVLEGKRLVLTLVDGRRGLEQAVVARHGGTSGTDLGTWLTMLGLAVLGGLILNLMPCVLPVLSIKLLGVAGMAGRDRREIRLGFLASSAGILVSFLVLAGFVLALKAAGMAVGWGIQFQDPVFLSTMAAVVTLFAFNLLGLFEFSLPAWLGALGSAGPDRGLAGHFMTGALATILATPCSAPFLGTAVGFALARGAPEILAIFAALGVGLALPYLLVALMPGLAARLPRPGAWMVVLRRILALALLGTAVWLLSVLAAQAGLVAALLSSGLLAAIALVFYGGRRLGRGALAAVVAVLALGAVAAPAGFARMDAEAVPAVAVAQSWRPLALDEIPRLVGEGKTVFVDVTADWCLTCQVNKTLVLDRGAVAQRLAGSEVVTMRGDWTSPDEGISRYLASFGRYGIPFNAVYGPGVPEGRALPELLTDSAVMEALDRAAGG
- a CDS encoding pitrilysin family protein → MTVRVTRLPSGLTVATDAFDTVETVTLGSWIGVGTRHEPAEINGVAHLLEHMAFKGTERRDAQQIAEEIEAVGGQLNAYTGRENTAFYAKVLAEDAALALDIIADILQNARFDPEELARERAVVLQEIGQAHDTPDDIIFDHFQETAYQGQALGRPVLGRADVVAGLSRESLCGYMTDHYGAGQMIVAAAGRIDHDAFLDLVGRAFEALPSGGKPGWEAARYDGGGYREQRDLEQVHLLLGLDAPGYLDPSYYALMVLSTLLGGGMSSRLFQEVRERRGLVYSIYSFVSSFRDGGLFGVYAGTGETEAAELLPVVCDELSRLCYDIEAVEVDRAKAQLRASILMCRESTGSRCEQLAQQLLSYGRPIAPSEILEKIARVDVAELRSLAGSLLGSQPTFAALGPIASVEEMDRLAARLT